A window of Pusillimonas sp. DMV24BSW_D genomic DNA:
GGGTGATCAAGGTAGTACTGCCAAACAAAATGCACCACGGTGGTCAACGCCTTTTCCGGGTCGTCCAGGTCGAACTCCAGTTCCGCCTCTGCCTCGTTCATACGGGCGTAAGCCGTTTCAAGCACTTCAACAAACAAGCGCTCCTTGCTGCCGAAGTAGTAGTAAATCATGCGGTCGTGCGTACGCGACAACTTCGAAATTTGCTCGATTTTGCCGCCCGCAAAGCCGTTGCGGGAAAATACACGGGTGGCGGCGCGCAAAATGGCGTCGCGCGTTTTCTGAGCGCGCGCCTGGCCGACAACGGCAACCGGCGCCGTGGTTTTGCGCCGAGTGCGCGGGGAGGTTTTAGTGCTGCTTGTTGCCATGGCGCCATTCAGAAACTATGATTGAGGCCATTCTGGGGGCATAAATAAATGTAGTCAATTCCGAATAATTTGGTATTTACTACATTAAATTTATGCCGTAATATGTGGAAAATTTTTGTGTTTACTCACACCATAGGTTTAAAAGATGACGCACGTCGTAACCGAGTCCTGCATTAAGTGCCGCTATACTGATTGTGTCGATGTCTGTCCGGTCGACTGTTTTCATATTGGCCCCAATTTTCTGGTAATTGATCCCGACGAGTGCATCGATTGCGCCGTCTGTGTACCAGAATGCCCGGTTGAAGCTATTTTTGCGGAAGAGGATCTGCCTCAGGATCAGCTCGATTTCATTCGCATCAATGCCGAACTGGCACCGGAATGGGAGGTCATTGATTCCAGTATCGGCTCGCTGCCAGACGCCGAGGAGTGGAAAGACAAACCCAACAAACGCGAGTTGCTCGAGCGCTAAACGCCGGCCCTGAACACCGGCGTGTCACTCGTTTCAAGTGATCGCGACGTTAAACAGGACGCACAATGCATAAAAACTGGATTGCCGGCGAATGGGTCGGTTCATCAAACGTTCAAAAGAACCTCAACCCGTCGAATCTGAACGATGTGGTGGGCGAATATGTTCGCGCTTCCGCCGAGCAGGTTGAAACCGCCATTAACGCGGCGCAACATGCCTGGCCGGCCTGGTCGCTCAGCACCCCGCAACAACGTTTCGACGCGCTCGACGCCATCGGCTCGGAAATTCTCGCACGCAAGAATGAACTGGGCGAGCTGCTGGCGCGCGAAGAAGGCAAAACCTTGCCTGAAGCCATTGGCGAAGCCGCCCGCGCAGGACAAATTTTCAAATTTTTTGCCGGTGAAGCACTGCGCACGGGCGGCGAATCGCTGCCATCGGTGCGCCCCGGACTGCAGGTGGAGATTTCCCGTGAACCGCTGGGCGTGGTGGGCATTATTACGCCGTGGAACTTTCCTATTGCCATTCCGGCCTGGAAAATCGCCCCGGCGCTGGCTTACGGTAATTGCGTTGTCTTCAAGCCGGCCGATCTGGTGCCGGGTTCCGCCTGGGCGCTGGCCGAAATTATCAGCCGCAGCGGGCTGCCTGCAGGCGTATTCAATTTGGTGATGGGCCGTGGTTCGGTTGTAGGCGCCGCCATGGTGGAAGACCCCCGCATTAACGCCATCACCTTCACCGGCTCGGTGGGTACCGGGCGTAACCTGTTAAATCAGGCTGCCGAACGCCAGAAGAAAGTGCAACTGGAATTAGGCGGCAAGAACCCGCTGGTCGTTCTGAATGATGCCGATATGGAAACTGCGCTCGACGTCGCCATTCAGGGCGCCTTTTACTCAACGGGCCAGCGCTGCACCGCCAGCAGCCGCATTATTGTGGAACAAGGCATTTACGACTCGTTCACCCAAGAGCTGGCCAAACGAACAGCCGCGTTGCGTGTGGGCGATGCGCTGAAACCGGAAACCCAAATTGGTCCGGTAGCAGATGAGTCTCAATTAGAACAAGACCTCGATTACGTGCGCATAGGGCAGGAAGAAGGTGCCTCCTTGCTGTGTGGCGGGGAACGTGTAGAACGCGACACGCCCGGCTATTACTTCACCCCTGCCGTATTGGCCAACGCCACGAACGATATGCGCTCGTCGCGCGAAGAGATTTTCGGGCCGGTGGCCAGCGTGATCAAAGCCGACGATTACGACCATGCGTTGGCGTTGGCCAACGACACGGAGTTCGGCTTAAGTTCGGGTATTTGCACCACGTCGTTGAAACACGCCAGCCATTTCAAACGTCATATCCAAGCAGGCATGGTCATGGTGAATGTACCCACTGCCGGGGTCGATTACCATGTACCGTTCGGCGGCCGTAAAGGTTCCAGCTATGGGCCGCGCGAGCAAGGCCGCTACGCCCAGGAGTTTTTCACGATTGTAAAAACGGCCTACACCAAGGCCTGAAATACCGCGATGCCTCCGGTATGTTCGCCCGTCTCAGCCATTGCTGGGCCGGGCGATTTTTTTACCATCCGCCCGAGGCTCCGCCCCCCCCGCTGCGGCCACCGCCGCCGCCAAAGCCACCACCCCCAAAACCGCCCGAGCTGCCGCCACGTGAGCCGCCGGCGGCCCAGCCCCCTAAACCACCTACGGCACCCGCACGACCCCAACGACCCCGGCGAGTTCCACCTGAGCCCGACCCACCCCCGGGGCCGCGTCCACCCCCACCGCGCGCAGCACGAATCGCCAGGCTGATCACAAAGA
This region includes:
- the fdxA gene encoding ferredoxin FdxA — protein: MTHVVTESCIKCRYTDCVDVCPVDCFHIGPNFLVIDPDECIDCAVCVPECPVEAIFAEEDLPQDQLDFIRINAELAPEWEVIDSSIGSLPDAEEWKDKPNKRELLER
- a CDS encoding aldehyde dehydrogenase family protein, with protein sequence MHKNWIAGEWVGSSNVQKNLNPSNLNDVVGEYVRASAEQVETAINAAQHAWPAWSLSTPQQRFDALDAIGSEILARKNELGELLAREEGKTLPEAIGEAARAGQIFKFFAGEALRTGGESLPSVRPGLQVEISREPLGVVGIITPWNFPIAIPAWKIAPALAYGNCVVFKPADLVPGSAWALAEIISRSGLPAGVFNLVMGRGSVVGAAMVEDPRINAITFTGSVGTGRNLLNQAAERQKKVQLELGGKNPLVVLNDADMETALDVAIQGAFYSTGQRCTASSRIIVEQGIYDSFTQELAKRTAALRVGDALKPETQIGPVADESQLEQDLDYVRIGQEEGASLLCGGERVERDTPGYYFTPAVLANATNDMRSSREEIFGPVASVIKADDYDHALALANDTEFGLSSGICTTSLKHASHFKRHIQAGMVMVNVPTAGVDYHVPFGGRKGSSYGPREQGRYAQEFFTIVKTAYTKA